The Micromonospora sp. NBC_01740 genome includes a window with the following:
- a CDS encoding MarR family winged helix-turn-helix transcriptional regulator, protein MGVMTRWLDPDEQRTWRAYLTASRALMEALDRELQRDAGMPHAYYEILVRLSEAPQRRLRMSDLAEASGSSRSRLSHAVARLEAAGWVRREECPTDRRGQIAVLTDEGFATLAAAAPGHVEGVRRHLFDALSPAQVDQLRRISETLAAHLTGS, encoded by the coding sequence ATGGGCGTCATGACCCGCTGGCTGGACCCCGACGAGCAGCGCACCTGGCGCGCGTACCTGACCGCCTCCCGGGCGCTGATGGAGGCGCTGGACCGGGAGCTGCAACGCGACGCCGGGATGCCGCACGCCTACTACGAGATCCTGGTCCGGCTCTCCGAGGCGCCGCAGCGGCGGCTGCGGATGAGCGACCTCGCCGAGGCCAGCGGCTCCTCGCGCAGCCGGCTCTCGCACGCCGTGGCCCGGCTGGAGGCGGCCGGCTGGGTCCGCCGCGAGGAGTGCCCCACCGACCGGCGCGGGCAGATCGCCGTCCTCACCGACGAGGGATTCGCCACCCTCGCCGCCGCCGCACCCGGCCACGTCGAGGGGGTACGCCGGCACCTCTTCGACGCGTTGAGCCCGGCCCAGGTGGACCAGTTGCGTCGGATCAGCGAGACGCTCGCCGCACACCTGACCGGTTCTTGA
- a CDS encoding tetratricopeptide repeat protein, translating to MPYGFGELTDQAHHLVSSGDLAGAQRLLADALTDADPRPANATPELAEAASLQARVLVALGEPHSARGWAAFAYAAATRLHGRSDQRTVAAAATLAAVLHRVGSWSRAARLYQEVIIELTALDGPESLRVLAAHADLATVEYARGQCQVARDRLLDAWELHREVYGDGHPSGIKMLARLGAMRRDCGQFAEAHDNLALARELCRQHLPADDPLATQVAGLARAAANPDHVCADTAPVGRDGPIVPSARTPPPGDGPATAQHPSQAGYRPAEPDPYAGPPHVVPTPRQPTEDPPPGWWPPEADAGDGPADSAVPLAVVPLANGATDEAEGVHRVRQPGAPEEPYQPSRLLPVPVHRAPSRRTNRLLPLAVGGVAVVLLGTVAVITGVAGMDGAPDPAPPAATGAPASTRAGDPAGTGAPSAAGPTAGAVASPGSPPGSVTLRDNRDNVALRWTYPAGGEGPVVISGGRVGQAQTAFANLPAGTTAFVVYGLNRSTDYCFTVAVVWSTDTIARAQQVCTRRG from the coding sequence GTGCCTTACGGCTTCGGTGAACTGACTGACCAGGCGCACCACCTGGTGTCCTCCGGCGACCTCGCCGGTGCCCAACGGCTGCTCGCGGACGCGCTGACCGACGCCGACCCGCGTCCGGCCAACGCCACACCCGAACTGGCCGAGGCCGCCAGCCTCCAGGCCCGCGTGCTGGTCGCCCTCGGCGAGCCGCACTCGGCCCGGGGCTGGGCCGCCTTCGCGTACGCGGCCGCGACCCGGCTGCACGGGCGCTCCGACCAGCGCACGGTGGCCGCCGCGGCCACCCTCGCGGCGGTGCTGCACCGGGTCGGCAGCTGGTCCCGCGCCGCCCGGCTCTACCAGGAAGTGATCATCGAGCTGACCGCGCTCGACGGTCCCGAGTCGCTGCGGGTGCTCGCCGCCCACGCCGACCTCGCCACCGTGGAGTACGCGCGCGGCCAGTGCCAGGTGGCCCGCGACCGGCTGCTGGACGCCTGGGAGCTGCACCGCGAGGTCTACGGCGACGGGCACCCCAGCGGCATCAAGATGCTGGCCCGGCTCGGGGCGATGCGGCGCGACTGCGGGCAGTTCGCCGAGGCGCACGACAACCTGGCGCTGGCCCGGGAGCTGTGCCGACAGCACCTGCCGGCGGACGACCCGCTGGCCACGCAGGTGGCGGGGCTGGCCAGGGCGGCGGCCAACCCGGACCACGTCTGCGCCGACACCGCACCCGTCGGCCGGGACGGTCCGATCGTGCCATCCGCGCGCACCCCGCCTCCGGGCGACGGGCCGGCGACGGCACAGCACCCCTCGCAGGCGGGCTACCGCCCGGCGGAGCCGGACCCGTACGCCGGGCCGCCGCACGTGGTGCCGACGCCCCGGCAGCCGACGGAGGACCCGCCGCCCGGCTGGTGGCCCCCCGAGGCCGACGCCGGGGACGGGCCGGCCGACAGCGCCGTGCCGCTGGCGGTCGTCCCCCTGGCCAACGGCGCCACCGACGAGGCCGAGGGGGTGCACCGGGTCCGCCAGCCCGGCGCGCCCGAGGAGCCCTACCAGCCGTCGCGGCTGCTGCCGGTGCCGGTGCACCGCGCGCCGTCCCGGCGCACCAACCGGCTGCTGCCGCTCGCCGTCGGTGGCGTCGCGGTGGTGCTGCTGGGCACGGTGGCGGTGATCACCGGGGTGGCCGGGATGGACGGTGCCCCCGACCCGGCGCCCCCGGCAGCCACCGGCGCACCGGCCTCCACGCGGGCCGGGGACCCGGCCGGCACGGGCGCCCCGTCGGCCGCCGGCCCCACGGCCGGGGCCGTGGCCTCCCCCGGCAGCCCGCCGGGCTCGGTGACGCTGCGGGACAACCGTGACAACGTGGCGCTGCGCTGGACGTACCCGGCCGGCGGCGAGGGCCCGGTGGTCATCTCGGGCGGCCGGGTCGGCCAGGCGCAGACGGCCTTCGCCAACCTGCCCGCCGGCACCACCGCCTTCGTCGTCTACGGACTGAACCGCAGCACCGACTACTGCTTCACGGTCGCGGTCGTGTGGTCGACCGACACGATCGCCCGCGCCCAGCAGGTCTGCACCCGCCGCGGCTGA
- a CDS encoding LolA family protein produces the protein MSVLKSRPVLRWLVPVTAVVTVIGGGAALGTFAAQAEPSLPPRTAAQLLVDLQTSRLEGLSGTVVQRADLGLPPLAGLVAGDGPAGLLTGTHTLRVWHSGPDRQRIALVDTLGERDVIRNGRDVWAWNSRSNTATHRTLPEGAGGTGSPELPVTPGEAADRALAAISPSTEVSVGRSATVAGRDAYELVLAPRDAASLVHQVRIAIDARQHVPLRFEVFADGSDKPAFEMAFTQVSYARPDAEQFTFNPPPGVKVTEETAGNKPADAPGKRPAHGERPDVRTVGESWATVVVARLDGAGAPADRAGTTGNESTGDPAALLGKLPKVSGDWGSGRLLTGKLFSALLTDDGRLIAGAVTPERLYEVARG, from the coding sequence ATGTCCGTCCTGAAGAGCCGTCCCGTCCTACGCTGGCTGGTCCCGGTGACCGCCGTCGTGACCGTCATCGGCGGGGGTGCCGCGCTCGGCACGTTCGCCGCCCAGGCCGAGCCGAGCCTGCCGCCGCGTACCGCCGCCCAACTCCTGGTCGACCTGCAGACCTCCCGGCTGGAGGGGCTCTCCGGCACGGTCGTGCAGCGCGCCGACCTGGGCCTGCCGCCGCTGGCCGGCCTGGTCGCCGGCGACGGCCCGGCCGGCCTGCTGACCGGCACGCACACGCTGCGGGTCTGGCACTCCGGGCCCGACCGGCAGCGCATCGCCCTCGTGGACACGCTCGGCGAGCGGGACGTCATCCGCAACGGCCGCGACGTGTGGGCCTGGAACAGCCGGTCCAACACCGCCACCCACCGCACGCTCCCCGAGGGCGCCGGCGGGACCGGGAGCCCGGAGTTGCCGGTCACCCCCGGGGAGGCGGCCGACCGGGCCCTGGCGGCGATCAGCCCGAGCACCGAGGTGAGCGTCGGCCGGTCCGCCACGGTCGCCGGCCGGGACGCGTACGAGCTGGTGCTCGCCCCGCGCGACGCCGCCTCGCTGGTGCACCAGGTGCGCATCGCCATCGACGCGCGCCAGCACGTGCCGCTGCGCTTCGAGGTCTTCGCCGACGGCAGCGACAAGCCGGCCTTCGAGATGGCCTTCACCCAGGTGTCGTACGCCCGGCCGGACGCCGAGCAGTTCACCTTCAACCCGCCGCCCGGGGTGAAGGTGACCGAGGAGACCGCCGGGAACAAGCCCGCCGACGCGCCCGGGAAGCGACCGGCGCACGGCGAGCGGCCGGACGTGCGTACCGTCGGCGAGAGCTGGGCCACGGTGGTGGTCGCGCGGCTCGACGGCGCCGGCGCGCCCGCCGACCGGGCCGGGACCACCGGAAACGAGTCGACCGGCGACCCGGCGGCGCTGCTCGGCAAGCTGCCGAAGGTCAGCGGCGACTGGGGCAGCGGCCGGCTGCTGACCGGGAAGCTGTTCAGCGCGCTGCTCACCGACGACGGCCGGCTCATCGCCGGAGCGGTGACGCCGGAGCGGCTCTACGAGGTCGCCAGGGGCTGA
- a CDS encoding response regulator transcription factor, whose amino-acid sequence MRLLVVEDESRLASALQRGLQAEGFAVDVAATGPAGLDAARHGGYDAMILDVMLPGLSGYELVRRLRAEEHWLPVLMLSAKDGEYDQADGLDCGADDYLTKPFSYVVLLARLRALLRRGAPERPTVLAVGDLRLDPARRRVTRADAEVALTSREFALLDYLMRRPGEVVSKTELLDHVWDASVETAPNAVEVYVGYLRRKIGRERLETVRGAGYRLAP is encoded by the coding sequence GTGCGGTTGCTGGTGGTGGAGGACGAGTCGCGGCTGGCGTCCGCCCTGCAACGGGGTCTGCAGGCCGAGGGGTTCGCGGTGGACGTGGCGGCGACCGGCCCGGCGGGGCTCGACGCGGCCCGGCACGGCGGGTACGACGCGATGATCCTCGACGTGATGCTGCCCGGCCTCTCCGGCTACGAGCTGGTGCGCCGGCTGCGCGCCGAGGAGCACTGGCTCCCGGTGCTCATGCTCTCGGCGAAGGACGGCGAGTACGACCAGGCCGACGGGCTGGACTGCGGGGCCGACGACTACCTCACCAAGCCCTTCTCGTACGTCGTGCTGCTGGCCCGGCTGCGGGCCCTGTTGCGTCGCGGCGCCCCCGAACGCCCCACGGTCCTCGCGGTCGGCGACCTCCGGCTCGATCCGGCCCGGCGGCGGGTGACCCGGGCCGACGCCGAGGTCGCGCTGACCAGCCGCGAGTTCGCGCTGCTCGACTACCTGATGCGCCGCCCCGGCGAGGTGGTCTCCAAGACGGAGCTGCTCGACCACGTCTGGGACGCCAGCGTCGAGACGGCGCCCAACGCCGTCGAGGTCTACGTCGGGTACCTGCGGCGCAAGATCGGCCGGGAGCGTCTGGAGACGGTCCGGGGCGCCGGCTACCGGCTCGCCCCGTGA
- a CDS encoding HelD family protein yields MGDGLSRHSADSAELQSDDEIGREQEYVSMLYRRLDELREQASRRLTEELRATGGTLQARSQRDSAVRMYADQVEQLSAVESGLCFGRLDTDDGGPHYIGRIGIFDTGGDYDPLLMDWRAPAARAFYLATAANSQGVRRRRHLRTRERKVIALNDEVLDLETASPTAHEELTGEASLLAALNAGRTGRMRDIVETIQGEQDRIIRADLPGVLVVQGGPGTGKTAVALHRAAYLLYTHREQLSTRGVLMVGPNATFLRYISQVLPALAETGVLLRTQGDLFPGVSARRAEPAATAALKGRAVLVEVLAAAVRDRQWVPDEPLEIELPQQEVLLLDPETVRAARERVRRSERPHNLARALFDVEIVHALAAQVAERIGADPLGGENLLDEADVAEIRRELREEPEVRAVLDQLWPVLTPQRLLADLYASPDRIAVAAPMLTEAERAMLHREPGGWTPADVPLLDEAAELLGEDERAAAARRERIRALQREYAEGVLEIARGSRSIDVEDEADGGEILGVTDLIDADRLLERQEEADRLTTAQRAAADRGWAFGHVIVDEAQELSPMAWRLLMRRCPSRSMTIVGDVAQTGALSGTPSWADALEPYVAQRWRLEELTVSYRTPAEIMAVAADVLTEIDPALRPPRSVRSSGVPPWDRAVAPERLAAELVAATTGEAAGLDDGRLGVIVPAGRVDELGAALTAALPEAAIGEDPELESRVVVLTVGQAKGLEFDSVLLVDPDRIVAESPRGRSDLYVALTRATQRLGILRPA; encoded by the coding sequence ATGGGAGACGGCTTGTCAAGGCATTCCGCCGATTCCGCCGAATTGCAGTCCGATGACGAAATCGGCCGCGAACAGGAATATGTCTCGATGCTCTACCGCCGGCTGGACGAGCTGCGCGAGCAGGCGTCCCGACGGCTGACCGAGGAGCTACGGGCGACCGGCGGCACCCTCCAGGCCCGCTCCCAGCGCGACAGCGCGGTGCGGATGTACGCCGACCAGGTCGAGCAGCTCTCCGCCGTCGAGAGCGGCCTCTGCTTCGGCCGGCTCGACACCGACGACGGCGGCCCGCACTACATCGGCCGGATCGGCATCTTCGACACCGGCGGCGACTACGACCCGCTGCTGATGGACTGGCGTGCCCCGGCGGCCCGCGCCTTCTATCTCGCCACCGCGGCCAACTCCCAGGGAGTGCGCCGCCGCCGGCACCTGCGCACCCGGGAACGCAAGGTGATCGCCCTCAACGACGAGGTGCTGGACCTGGAGACCGCCTCCCCCACCGCGCACGAGGAGCTGACCGGCGAGGCGTCGCTGCTCGCCGCGCTCAACGCCGGGCGCACCGGCCGGATGCGCGACATCGTCGAGACCATCCAGGGCGAGCAGGACCGGATCATCCGCGCCGACCTGCCGGGCGTACTGGTCGTGCAGGGTGGCCCCGGCACCGGCAAGACCGCCGTCGCGCTGCACCGCGCGGCGTACCTGCTCTACACCCACCGCGAGCAGCTCTCCACCCGGGGCGTGCTCATGGTCGGCCCGAACGCCACGTTCCTGCGCTACATCTCCCAGGTGCTCCCGGCGCTGGCCGAGACGGGCGTGCTCCTGCGGACGCAGGGCGACCTCTTCCCGGGGGTCAGCGCCCGCCGGGCCGAGCCCGCCGCGACCGCCGCGCTCAAGGGCCGCGCGGTGCTGGTCGAGGTGCTGGCCGCCGCCGTACGGGACCGGCAGTGGGTGCCCGACGAGCCGCTGGAGATCGAGCTGCCGCAGCAGGAGGTGCTGCTGCTCGACCCGGAGACCGTCCGCGCCGCCCGGGAGCGGGTCCGCCGCTCCGAGCGGCCCCACAACCTGGCCCGGGCGCTCTTCGACGTCGAGATCGTCCACGCCCTGGCGGCCCAGGTCGCCGAGCGCATCGGCGCGGACCCGCTGGGCGGGGAGAACCTGCTCGACGAGGCCGACGTGGCGGAGATCCGCCGCGAGCTGCGCGAGGAGCCCGAGGTGCGGGCCGTGCTGGACCAGCTCTGGCCGGTGCTCACCCCGCAGCGCCTGCTCGCCGACCTGTACGCCTCCCCCGACCGGATCGCCGTCGCCGCGCCCATGCTCACCGAGGCCGAGCGGGCCATGCTGCACCGCGAGCCGGGCGGCTGGACGCCGGCCGACGTCCCGCTGCTCGACGAGGCGGCCGAGCTGCTCGGCGAGGACGAGCGGGCCGCCGCCGCCCGCCGGGAGCGGATCCGGGCCCTGCAACGGGAGTACGCCGAGGGCGTGCTGGAGATCGCCCGGGGCTCCCGCTCCATCGACGTGGAGGACGAGGCCGACGGCGGTGAGATCCTCGGCGTCACCGACCTGATCGACGCCGACCGGCTGCTGGAGCGGCAGGAGGAGGCGGACCGGCTGACCACCGCCCAGCGGGCCGCGGCCGACCGGGGCTGGGCGTTCGGGCACGTGATCGTCGACGAGGCACAGGAGCTCTCGCCCATGGCCTGGCGGCTGCTGATGCGCCGCTGCCCAAGCCGCTCGATGACGATCGTCGGCGACGTGGCGCAGACCGGCGCGCTGTCCGGCACCCCGTCCTGGGCCGACGCGCTGGAGCCGTACGTGGCGCAGCGCTGGCGGCTGGAGGAGCTGACGGTCAGCTACCGCACCCCGGCCGAGATCATGGCGGTCGCCGCCGACGTGCTCACCGAGATCGACCCGGCGCTGCGCCCACCCCGCTCCGTACGCTCCAGCGGTGTCCCGCCGTGGGACCGCGCGGTGGCACCGGAACGCCTGGCGGCGGAGCTGGTCGCCGCCACCACCGGGGAGGCCGCCGGACTGGACGACGGCCGGCTCGGGGTGATCGTGCCGGCCGGTCGGGTCGACGAGCTGGGCGCCGCGCTCACCGCCGCCCTGCCCGAGGCGGCCATCGGCGAGGACCCGGAGCTGGAGAGCCGCGTGGTGGTGCTCACCGTCGGCCAGGCCAAGGGCCTCGAATTCGACTCGGTCCTCCTGGTCGACCCCGACCGCATCGTGGCGGAGTCGCCCCGGGGTCGCAGCGACCTCTACGTCGCCCTCACCCGCGCCACCCAACGCCTGGGCATCCTCCGCCCCGCCTGA
- a CDS encoding sensor histidine kinase: MVVGVLGVSGGLAVGGLVLLAVLGWALQRAVDTEAFQTADAVALLAAEEVLPDPLPVAGGQVRVQVIDAEGRVRAASIDADRLVPMVSPERIDAGARQRLTVSGERVGLAGPVRVVTVPAGTAADPRTVLVARSLADVRHSAHVVRTILLVSFPLLVAVLAAVAWRVVGATLRPVEALRRGAEEITGRDGGGRLPVPASQDEIHRLAVTLNGMLGRLESARDRQRAFVADAAHELRSPLTNIRTELEVARRLADRTDWTEVSANLLADTERLGRLVDDLLLLARLDERPTARATGPVELGALLAAVAARYPSPPVRLDAPAMPLWTEGDPDELRRILTNLVDNAVRHAHGEVVLTAGPGIDEAGGAGGTAGRGAVDGGLPSRGAPDGWTAGRGAVDGGTAGRGAADGGAAGRGTGGSGAGDGAYHLVTVTDDGPGIPAADRERVFGRFTRLDDARARDDGGAGLGLAIVRELVRRAGGGIVLTDAHPGRDGGPGLRVRLLLPALPDPERP; encoded by the coding sequence ATGGTGGTCGGGGTGCTCGGGGTGTCGGGGGGACTGGCCGTCGGAGGGCTCGTCCTGCTCGCCGTGCTGGGCTGGGCCCTGCAACGCGCCGTGGACACCGAGGCGTTCCAGACCGCCGACGCGGTCGCGCTGCTCGCCGCCGAGGAGGTCCTGCCCGATCCGCTGCCGGTGGCCGGTGGACAGGTCCGGGTGCAGGTGATCGACGCCGAGGGCAGGGTGCGGGCCGCCTCGATCGACGCCGACCGGTTGGTGCCGATGGTGTCGCCGGAACGGATCGACGCCGGCGCGCGGCAGCGGCTGACGGTGTCGGGGGAGCGGGTCGGCCTGGCCGGGCCGGTGCGGGTGGTGACCGTACCGGCGGGCACCGCCGCCGACCCGCGCACCGTCCTGGTGGCCCGGTCGCTGGCGGACGTACGGCACAGCGCGCACGTCGTACGGACCATCCTGCTGGTGAGTTTCCCGCTGCTGGTGGCGGTGCTGGCCGCCGTGGCCTGGCGGGTGGTCGGCGCGACCCTGCGCCCGGTGGAGGCGCTGCGCCGAGGCGCCGAGGAGATCACCGGGCGGGACGGGGGCGGGCGGCTGCCCGTACCGGCGTCGCAGGACGAGATCCACCGGCTGGCGGTCACGCTCAACGGGATGCTGGGCCGGCTGGAGTCCGCCCGGGACCGGCAGCGGGCGTTCGTCGCCGACGCCGCCCACGAGCTGCGCAGCCCGCTGACGAACATCCGTACCGAGCTGGAGGTCGCCCGGCGGCTCGCCGACCGGACGGACTGGACGGAGGTGTCGGCGAACCTGCTCGCCGACACCGAGCGGCTCGGTCGGCTCGTCGACGACCTGCTCCTGCTGGCCCGGCTCGACGAGCGGCCGACGGCACGGGCCACCGGGCCGGTCGAGTTGGGGGCCCTGCTGGCGGCGGTGGCCGCCCGGTATCCGTCGCCGCCGGTGCGCCTCGACGCGCCGGCGATGCCGCTGTGGACCGAGGGCGACCCCGACGAGTTGCGCCGGATCCTCACCAACCTGGTCGACAACGCGGTCCGGCACGCCCACGGCGAGGTGGTGCTGACCGCCGGCCCGGGCATCGACGAGGCGGGCGGCGCCGGCGGGACGGCCGGTCGGGGAGCGGTGGACGGCGGGCTGCCCAGCCGGGGAGCGCCGGACGGCTGGACGGCCGGCCGGGGAGCGGTGGACGGCGGGACGGCCGGCCGGGGAGCGGCGGACGGCGGGGCCGCCGGCAGGGGGACGGGCGGCAGCGGCGCTGGCGACGGGGCGTACCACCTGGTGACGGTGACCGACGACGGGCCGGGGATCCCGGCCGCGGACCGGGAGCGGGTCTTCGGGCGGTTCACCCGGCTCGACGACGCCCGCGCCCGGGACGACGGCGGCGCCGGCCTCGGGCTGGCCATCGTGCGCGAGCTGGTCCGCCGGGCCGGCGGCGGCATCGTCCTGACCGACGCCCACCCCGGCCGGGACGGCGGTCCGGGGCTGCGGGTACGGCTGCTGCTGCCGGCCCTGCCCGACCCGGAGCGGCCCTGA